The following is a genomic window from Azospirillaceae bacterium.
AGCACCTGCTCGATCTCGAACCGGGGCAGCAGGATCATCTCCGCCCCCAGGTAGATCGACAGGTTCATGACCCCGGTCATGGCGAAGACGTGGAACAGGGGCAGCACGCCCAGCATGCGTTCCTGGCCCGGCCGCCCCTGGTAGAACCACAACGCCGACTGCACCGTGTTGGCGGTCAGGTTGGCGTGGGTCAGCATGGCGCCCTTGGGGATGCCGGTGGTGCCGCCGGTGTATTGCAGCACCGCCACGTCCTCGACCGGGTCGATGTCCACCGGCCGATAGCGGCCGTCATTCGCCACCAGGTCGCGGAAGGGCATGTTCAGGGCATCGGCCGGCGGGTGGGCGATGTCCTTGCGCTTCACCAGCGGGTACAGGACGTTCTTCGGGAAGGGCAGGACATCGGCCATGCGGCCGGTGACGATCTTCTTCAGGCACGTCTGCGCCGGCATCAGCGCCAGCTTGTCGTACAGCTGGGGCACGTCGATGGTGACCATGATCTCCACCTCGGAGTCATTGATCTGCTTCACCAACTCGCGCTCGGCATACAGCGGGTTGAAGTTCACCACCGTGGCACCGGTCTTCAGGATGCCGAAGTAGCAGAAGATGAAGTACGGGCAGTTGGGCAGGAACAGGCCGACACGCACGCCCCGGCCGACGCCAAGCGCCTGCAACCCCTTGGCCACCCGGTCCACCATGTCGGCGCCCTGGCGGTAGGTGTAGCGTTTGCCCAGGAAGTCGATGAAGGGACGGTCGGCGAACCGCGCCGCGGAACTGTCGAACAGATCCGTCAGCGGTTTCACCGGGATGGGGGCGTTCCAATCCACGCCCGATGGGTAGCTGTGTTCCCAAATATGCGCCGCACCCACGGCCATGTCGGCCATCATACGTTTTCTCCCCAGGGGCGGGGCCCGTTCAGGCATAGGGCCGCCGCCGCTCCAATGTTTTGAAGCACGAGGGTGCCGACGCTGACGACGAGGGACGCATACCCGGCGGGCGGAACGGCAACCATTCTGCCGGGACTCCAGGCCCCGGTCTAAGCCGGTAACCTGCCTGCATCGCGGGCGCTACTCAAGCGTTTCGTGCGGGGATCGCCGCCGATCATCGACACCCGGCACAACGTGTCGTTGCTGCCGGCATCACCCCCGGGATTTCGGCGGCGCCGTGAATACCGGGGTGTTGCCGGCCTGCCAGCCTGTGGATGAAAGGAACGAAGCCCCTGCCGCAGCGCAACATTTCCACACACATTACAGTAGCGGTCCCCCACCGTTTATGTTTACCATTAAGACGGGTTAAGCCGCCGCATCGTACAAAAACAGGGATGGTTCCGGGCCGGTCCGGGCATACCCGTCGCGACGGCCATGGGGGGTGAGATCATCGGGCCGGTGCCCCTTGAGCGGGGCCGGCACATATCGGGAAGGTACTGCCTCGTGCCACGCTTCGGATCGTATGACGCCTTCAGCCAGGACGAGGGTCTCCCGGCCAAGGCCCAGGTTAAATGGTTCAACACGTCAAAGGGCTTCGGCTTCGTTGCCCTGGAAGACGGAACGCCTGACGCATTCCTGCACATCTCGGTGATCAGCCGGGCCGGTCTGGCCGACATTTCGGAGGGGACCGAGTTGTTGTGCACCATCGGCGCCGGGCCGAAGGGCCCGCAGGTGTTGCGCATCGTGGAAGTGACGGGCATGGCGGAGGCGCCGGAACGGCCCGGCGGCGGCGCACAGCGCCCCCGCGACCGGGTGCCCACCGGGGCCGAAATCGAGATCGACGGCACCGTCAAATGGTTCAAGGCCGACAAGGGCTTCGGCTTTGTCCTGGCCGATGACGGCGGCAAGGACGTGTTCGTGCACAAAAGCGTCCTGCGCCGTTGCGGCATGGACCACCTGGACGAAGGCCAGCGCGTGCAGATGCGCATCGCCGACGCCCCCAAGGGCCGCGAGGCGGTGTGGGTGGCGCTGGCTTAACTTAATCCTGTCCCCTCAGGCGGCGGGCGCGGCCATCCGGCCGCTTGCCTCATCCTCGCTTTCCAGTCCGCTGACGCTCCCCGGAAAGCTCCGGCGGACGCCGTCGCGTCCTACGGCGGCAAGGGCCGCCGCTTTTGAACGCCCCGCCCCAAAATGATCACAGCCCCGGAAGCACAGCACCTTCCGGGGCTGTTTTCATGTGCGCCACACCGCCGCCGCCCCCCTCTCCCCATCGCCCACGCCAGGATCACCGGAGCGTAGCGACAAGGCCGCGACCGCGGCCGCCGGACCTTTCCGGGGAATGGAGTGGACCGGAAAGGGAGGACAGCCAAGCCCCCGCAAGGGGGCGCCCGGCATTTGAGGGAACAGGCCTAAGGCACGATCACCAGACTGCCGGCGACGCCGGTGGCCTGGTGATTGGGCGAAGTCCATTCCTCCACCTGGGCGGGGGCCTGGGCGTAGGTGCCGGGCAGGACGGCGCGCACCAGGTAGACCAGGCGGAAATCGCGGCGGTCGGCCGTCAGGTCCACGGCGGCGACGTAGCGGTCCTCGCGCGCCTCGACATGGGTAGCGTCGCTGATGTCGCCCACGGCACCGGACAGTTCCGGTGGCAGGCCGCCGCGCGCGATGCGCACCGTCTCGATCGCCAACCCCGCCGCCACCGGGTCGCTGACCAGGATTTGCGTCGGCGCCGTGCCGTCGGCCTTGCCCGACAGCACCACGGCCAGCAGGTCGTTCTGGTGGACATGGGCGGGATCGACCGGCTTGCCCTTCAGGTCCAGCAGGCGGCG
Proteins encoded in this region:
- a CDS encoding long-chain fatty acid--CoA ligase translates to MMADMAVGAAHIWEHSYPSGVDWNAPIPVKPLTDLFDSSAARFADRPFIDFLGKRYTYRQGADMVDRVAKGLQALGVGRGVRVGLFLPNCPYFIFCYFGILKTGATVVNFNPLYAERELVKQINDSEVEIMVTIDVPQLYDKLALMPAQTCLKKIVTGRMADVLPFPKNVLYPLVKRKDIAHPPADALNMPFRDLVANDGRYRPVDIDPVEDVAVLQYTGGTTGIPKGAMLTHANLTANTVQSALWFYQGRPGQERMLGVLPLFHVFAMTGVMNLSIYLGAEMILLPRFEIEQVLQTIDKKKPTQFPAVPTIYTAINNYKDRAKYDLSSLAFSISGGAPLPLDVCQTFQDHTGCKLVEGYGLSESAPVATVNPIDGPVGGKVKVGSIGLPVPGTIIEIVSVEDGRTVMPQGERGEVCIRGPQVMKGYWKRPDETALTLRDGRLHTGDVGYMDEDGYIYIVDRIKDMILAGGYNVYPRNVEEAIYLHPAVNECIVLGVPDPYRGQTVKAYIKLAEGHAMTQAELCDFLRDKLSAIELPKQVEFRDELPKTMIGKLSRKALLDEMEAQKAAKAS
- a CDS encoding cold shock domain-containing protein, whose protein sequence is MPRFGSYDAFSQDEGLPAKAQVKWFNTSKGFGFVALEDGTPDAFLHISVISRAGLADISEGTELLCTIGAGPKGPQVLRIVEVTGMAEAPERPGGGAQRPRDRVPTGAEIEIDGTVKWFKADKGFGFVLADDGGKDVFVHKSVLRRCGMDHLDEGQRVQMRIADAPKGREAVWVALA